The genomic segment ACTCGCGAAATAATCGTTCTAATTGTTCAATCGCTGCGCTTGTTCTACTTGTTCTAAATGTTGAAATTGAGCGGTCGAACATCTAGAACAATTAAATTAACGCATCCAAATGCTACCAATTTTTCTCGCCACCGGAATCGCTTTCCTCGCTTTCCTCGGCGGCGGACTGCTCTCGCACCGCTTTGCGCATTTCATCGCGCGCCATTCCGGACCAGTCATCGCTTTCGCGAGCGGCGCCATGCTCGCGATCACCTTTTTCCATGTTTTGCCGGAAGCCATCGCGACTGCCGGTCAGCCCGCCTGGACTCTTGTCTTAGCCGGAATTCTGTTTTTCTTCACGCTCGAACATTTTTTTTATTTACATGGCTGCCCCGAACACAGTCATCCGGGCGAATGTGAAAACCACGCCATCGGACCGCTCGCTGCCATCGGCATCGGCGTGCACTCTTTTTTCGACGGTGTTCTGATTGTCTTCGCTTTCCTGACGAATCCTGTCCTCGGCTGGCTCACAGCAATCGGCATCGTCCTGCATAAATTGCCTGCTGGCGCGATTTTGCATGCGCTGATTTGTCACAAAAAAGACCGCAAAAGTTTGTGGTGGATTTTCGCCGTCGCGGCGACCACACCCTGCGCCGCTCTCCTGACACCCGTGCTGAGAACTTTTTCCGAGCAGCAGATTGGTTATGGCTTGGCTTTCTCCGCCGGGACTTTGCTCTACATCACGCTTTCCGACCTGCTGCCTGAGACGCATCACACGAAAAATAAATTGAATCTTGTTTTTCTCGTAATCGGTATCGCGCTGATTTTCAGCTTCGGCCATTTTTTCCCGGTCGAGTAAGAACAATGTTCGCGTAATCCTGCATTTGTCGGTAAAATCTCGCGGATGAAAATCGGGATTGACGCTCGGATGTATTCGAGTGGTTTCACCGGCATCGGTCGTTACACTTTCGAATTGATTCGCGGACTCGCGCGGCTCGATGCGAAGAATGAATTCGTCGTGTTTTTGAATCCCCAGGAATTCGAGAATTTCGTCGCACCGGCGGAGAACTTTCGGGCAGTGCGCGTCGATGCGCCGCATTATTCCACCGACGAGCAAACGAAATTCCTCAAGATTCTGAATTCCGAAGACCTGAATCTGATGCATTTCACGCATTTCAACGCGCCGATTTTGTATCACCGGAAATCAATCGTGACGATTCACGACCTCACGCTTTCGAAATTCCCGGGTAAAAAAATGAATAAGCTCGTCCATCGCCTCGCTTATAATCTCGTCCTGCGCCGCGCGACTAGTCACGCGAGCAAAATCATCGCCGTGTCGCAGAACACGAAAAAGGACTTGATGGAGCTCTTGAAAATCAATTCGGACAAAATCGAAGTCGTGTGGAATGGTGTCGGTCGCGAGTTCGTGCCGTCTTTTCCGACTGAGCTTTCGCGTCGCCAACTCGAACAAAAATTCGGCATTCGGAAAAATTACCTGCTCTATGTCGGCGTCTGGCGCGACCACAAAAATATCTTGGGAATGCTCGAAGCGATGGCGCAAGTCGTCGCACGACAAAAAGATTTCGATGGCGAAATCGTGATTACCGGTCGTCCGAATAAATTTTACGCGCCAGAGATTTTTGCCAAAGTCCGTGATCTCGGTCTCGAAGACCATTTCGTTTTCACCGATTTGGTGGATGACCGAGATTTGTTGCAGCTTTATCAAAACGCGCGCGTCTTTGTCTTCCCGAGCTTTTACGAAGGCTTCGGTCTGCCGCCGCTCGAAGCGATGGCGTGCGGAGTTCCAGTCGTCGCCAGCAATGCCAGCTCGATTCCAGAAATTTGCGGCGACGGCAACGCGCTCTTTTTCGATCCGAAAAACAGTGAAGAAATGGCAGACAAAATGTGGGAAGCCTGGTCGAATGAAGCGACGCGAAAAAGATTACGCGAGCGGGGACTGCGCCGCATCGCTGATTTCTCGTGGCGCAAGATGAGCGAAGCAACCTACGAAATTTACCGCGAAGTTTTGGGGATTTGATTTATGATTTTGATCTATGGTCTTCATACATTTTGATAACCTGATCTCGTATCGCAGTAATCAACTCTATCTTCTCTGGAAGAGAGTTAGACTTGAAAGCTGTGTCAATTTTACTTTGCCAACCCCTTATCGTGCCTTCAGTATTAGGATCACATCCTCTTATATCGGCTGCCAAAGCAAAAAGAGTATTGCCTAATGGCCCCACAACTTTACTATCTAATTGATTCTTAGCTGTGGACAAAACTTCTTCTGTGAGTTTACCAGCCATTTCTGCTCTGGATAAAGAGCGCACAATACCGTGAAATGGTTCACCTAAGGCGTCAAAACCAAAAGGATGATGACCTAATGGTCTTTCAGATAATCCTGCTGACAATTCAACAAATGATTTTTCTGTTGGATTTGGATTAGGCATGATTTTAAGGGTTAAAAAAATAAGGCTAAATTTTCTCTCAATATTTTCGGCTTGTCAAAAGTTTTCTGCTAAAATCTCCGCCGGTGCAAAAAACCGCGTTAATTTCCGTTTCTGACAAAACTGGTCTCGCCGAATTCGCGCGCGGACTGGTGAAACTGAATTTCACGATTCTCTCGACTGGCGGCTCGTTTGATTTTCTGAGGAAAAATAAGGTCTCCGCGACACGCGTCGAAGATTTGACCGGCTTTCCAGAAATCCTCGGCGGACGCGTCAAAACTTTGCATCCCAAAGTTTTCGGCGGAATTTTGGCGCGCGCGACGAAAAGTGATGCTGCCGAACTCGCGAAATTCGGCATTCCGAAGATCGACTTGGTTTGCGTCAATCTTTATCCTTTCGCCAAAACGATTGCGCAAAAAAATGTGAAATTCGCCGATGCCATCGAGGAAATCGACATCGGCGGTGTGAGCTTATTGCGTGCTGCCGCGAAAAATTTCGAGTCGGTCGTTGTCGTCGCGAATCCTGAGCAATATTCTGAGATTCTTGAGAATTTGAAAAAGGGTATCTCAAAAACCGAACGCCAAAAGTTGGCAGCGGAAACTTTCGCGCTGACGCAAAAATACGACGCACTGATTGCGAATTTCCTCGGCGCAGAAAATGAACTGCCTGTTTTCGAATTTCAAAAAAATCTACGCTACGGCGAAAATCCCCACCAAACCGCCGCACTTTTTCACGAAGTCGGAAACACGAAGAGCTGTATCGCGAATGCGGAAGTCCTCGGTGGCAAGGAATTGAGTTTCAATAATTTGATGGACGCGGATTTCGCGATTCGCATTCCATTTGAATTCGCGAAGCCGACGGCTGCCATCATCAAACACGCCAATCCTTGCGGCGTCGCGAGTGACGCGACGATTTCCGGCGCGTTGGATAAAGCTTTGAACGCCGACAAAAAATCGCCTTTCGGTGGAATCATCGCGCTGAATCGTCCGGTCGATAAAAAATGCGCGGAAATCATTCAGCCGCTTTTCATGGAAGTCATCATCGCGCCGAGCTTCGAAAAAAGTGCGCTCGCGATTTTGCAGAAAAAGAAAAACTTGCGCCTGCTGGCAATCGGTAAATTTGAAAATAATCCGGACGAATTGGATTTCAAAAAAATTGGCGGGGGAGTCTTGGTCCAGAAACGCGACACCCGTGTCGTCACGGAACAAGATTTGAAAGTCGTGACGAAAAAACCACCAACAAAAGCGCAAATTCGCGATCTCATCTTCGCCGCGAAAGTCTGCAAACACGCGAAATCCAACGCCATCGTCATCGCGAAGGATGAAGTCGCCGTCGGTATCGGCGCGGGACAAACCGCGCGTGTCGATGCCGTCGAAATCGCCCTCGCGAAAGCAGGCACACGCGCCAGCGGAGCGGTGCTCGCGAGCGATGCGTTTTTCCCGTTTGACGATTCGGTGACAGTCGCAGCGCATGCCGGCATCGCCGCGATCATTCAGCCGGGCGGTTCGATTCGTGATGGAGACTCGATTGTCGCCGCCGACCGTGCGAATGTCGCGATGGTGACTTCAGGTGTGCGCGGATTCAAACACTGAGTAATTTTAGATTTCAAATTTAAAATTGAAGATTTTATTTTTTAAAAAATAAATCAAAAATCGACAATCTGAAATCTAAAATTATTTTCAATTTGCACGGCACGCATTTTTCATTTACACTCGCTCCTCGGATGACGACTGCAAACTTACTTGCGGAGCTGAAAAAGACGCGCAAAGCGAAAAATCTTTCCAATTTAGACCTCATTTCAGTCGAAAATATCACGCTCGATGACCTCGAGCTGATTTTGGCTGTCGCGCGAGTTTTCAAGAAATTCATCACGGATGGCGCGAAAAAATGCGATCTCTTGAAAGGTAAGACCATCGTTAATTTTTTCAACGAGAATTCTACGCGCACACGCAGCTCCTTCGAGCTCGCCGGCAAACACCTCGGCGCAGATGTCATCAATCTCGCCGGCTCAGCTTCGAGCGGCAAAAAAGGCGAGACACTGGGGGATTCCGCGCGCACGCTCGACGCGCTCAATGCTGATATTTTAATCATCCGCGATGCGAATTCTGGTGCCGCCTTCCAGCTCGCGAGTCTCGTCCGCGCTTCCATCGTGAATGCTGGCGACGGCTGGCACGAGCATCCGACTCAGGCTTTGCTCGAGCTTCTAACCTTGCGCGAGAAATTTGGGAATAAAAAACTGACTTACCTTTTCGTCGGCGACGCTTTGCATTCGCGCGTTTTCGGCAGCCAAGTGCGACTTTATCAGAAACTCGGCTTCGAAATCCGCCTCGCCGCACCGCAGACTTTGATTCCGAAAGGTGTCGAAAATTGGGGCGTGAAAGTTTTTTATAAAATCGAAGACGCTCTACCGGGCTGCGATGCGATTCACGCGATTCGCCTGCAAACGGAAAGAGCCGCAGGGAAATTCGTCGCCACCGGTCGCGAATATTCGAAAAATTATTGCCTGAATTTGCCACGGGTCGCGCTCGCGAAAAAAGACGCCGCGATTCTCCATGCCGGTCCGGTCATCCGTGAATTCGATTTACGCACCGAAGTTTTGGAATCGCCGAATTGTCTCGTCCAACAAATGGTCGAAAATGGTCTGCCGATCCGCATGGCAGTCGAGTGGCTACTCGCGACGAATCCGAAAAAGAAAGTAAATCCCTGGAAATGAAAACAATTCTGATCCAGAACGGCCAAGTCGTGAATCCGGCGAACAAGAGAAATCCTGTGCGCGTCGCTGATATTTTCATCCGCGACGGCAAAATTGCCAAAATCAAAGCGAATCTCGACCGACCGGGTGCGGATATCGTCCTAAATGCGAAAGGCAAATTGGTGACCGCCGGACTCGTCGACATGCATGTCCACCTGCGCGAGCCCGGACGCGAAGACAAGGAAACCATCGCGACGGCGAGCCGCGCCGCGGCACTCGGCGGAATCACGACGATTCTCGGCATGCCGAATACGAATCCGACCATCGACAATCAGACGACGGTGAAATTCGTACTCGAGAAAGGTCGCGAGGCGGGGATCGTGAATGTCCTCACCGCTGGATCTTTGACGAAAAAAATGGAAGGACACGAGCTCGCCGAGATTTGGGAAATGCGCGAAGCAGGCGCGTCGATGATTATCGACGATTGCGCCGAGACGAGCGGCATGGGACTGAGGAAATTGGCGCTGGAATATTGCCAAACTTTCGGTATGCCGATTCTGACGCATCCCGAAGATGCCGACCTCAAAGACGGCGCTGTCATGAATGAAGGCTGGATGGCGACGCAGCTCGGTTTGCCGGGTTCGCCGACTGCGACTGAGGCTTTGGTCGTCGCGCGCACCATCGAGCTTCTGCGCGAAACTCCGACGCCATATCACTTCACCCATGTCTCGACTGGTCGCTCGGTGGAATTAATTCGCGCCGCGAAAAAAGCTGGCTTGCCAATCACCGCCGACACGACCGCGCATCATTTGCTTCTGACTGACGCGGCTTGTGCCAATTACTGTACCGCCGCGAAAGTCGATCCGCCACTGCGCAGCGAAGCCGACCGCCAGCAATTAATCGCCGGAATCCTGGACGGCACGCTCGACGCGCTGATTTCGGATCACGCGCCGCATCTCTTGGTTGAGAAATTCGTACCTTTCGCCGAAGCTGCCGTCGGCATCACCGGACTCGAGACACTCTTCGCGCTGGCGTTTTCGGAATTGGTGAAAAAACACAAAATGCCGCTCGAAGATTTCTTCGCGAAATTAACTCTCAATCCAGCCAAAATTATTCGCTCTGATCGCGGACGAATCGAAGAAGGCGCGATTGCCGATCTCTCGATTTTCGATCCGAATATGGAATGGACCATCGACAAAAATAAGTTCGCGTCCAAAGGACGCAACACGCCATTTCACGGCCGCAAAGTTTTTGGCAAGGCGACCGATGTCTTGGTCGGCGGCGCACTGATGGTGCGCAAAGGTGAGCTGCAAAAATGATTGAGTCGCTTGCGTTTTTCGCAATCGCTTTTTGCGGCGGTCTCGTCGCCGTCCCGGTCGGCGGCACTTTTTTGTTTGTCGTGCCGAGCTTTTTATTCCTCGGATTGAATGGACTCGAGACACTCCTGCTCTCCCGCATTTACGCGCTCGCGGCAGCCGCGAGTGGTAGCTCGTATTTTTTGAAAAATCACCGGACTGAATTTGATTGGCGTACTATCGCCAAATTTTTGGCAGGCAATATCCTCGGCTACGCGCTCGCTGCCAAAATCGCGACTTCGCTCGATGTCGGATTTTTGACGAAAATCATACCCTTCGTCTTGCTCGCTGGCGCAGTGCTTCTACTGAAAGATTGGAAAATCGAAAAACTCCACCACCGAAAAATTTTCCAGAGAATCCTGCCCACAATCGGATTTCTGTTCGGACTTTACGGCGGACTCGGCGGCGCGACCAGCAATATGATTATTTTGGTTTTGACGCTCGCGCTCAATTTCAGTCTGCACCGCGCCATCGTCAATACGCGCCTGATCGAAGTCGTCGGCGGCGTTGTCGTCGTCGCGAGCTACTTATTTTTCGGCGCGAAATTCACAGGCTTCGAGCTTCCGGTCATCGCGGGCGCAGTACTCGGGGGATTGCTCGGCGCACACTTAACTTTCAAAACAAAACCAACCTGGCTCAAAAAAGCTTTCTTAATCTTGGTTGTACTCGCTGCGATTAAGACGCTATTCTTCTAGCGCAAAGCTCGAAACTAATTCGAGTTTGAGCTGTGAAAAATTTTAATTTTTATCCGTCCCGTTTTTAACCTATTTTTAAACCCGGAATTAATTCCGGAGTTAGGAGTGCTGGCGGTAGAGTAATGAACGACTCAACAACCCTCCGAACCTAGTGACCAATGACCCCCGAACCCAAAGACTGAAAGACTGAATGACTCAACCACTTAATGACTATGTTCCAGCTAGGCTTTCTGCTCGATTTCAGTCTCGAGGCGACCTTTCTCTTTCTCGACTTTTTTCGCAGCTACTTTCAAATCACTCGGCGCTCTCTTCGCATCATCTTTGCGCGGGGGGCGACGGCGACCGACTTTTTCGGAACCTTTTTGCGCCGCTTGGCGTTTCTTCTTCTCGTCGTCTTTTTGTCTTTTTAATTCAGCGGTGAATTTCTTGGCAGCCTCAGTTAATTTCAATTCACTCAAAATACGCAGCATCGCTTGACCGAGTACGACGCGATTCGTCGTGCCGAAACTTTTGGAAAGCACATTTTTGACGCCGGCTAATTCGAGCATCTTGCGCACAGCCGAGCCAGCGATGAGACCGGTTCCTGGAGCCGCCGGGATGATCAGGACACGCGCCGCTTTGTATTTCAATTTGGCAGCGTGCGGAATCGTATCATTCACAATCGGCACTGTAATCAAATTTTTCTTCGCATCAGACGCTGCTTTGCGCGCGGCGATTTGGACATCGGCGCCTTTTCCGAGACCGATGCCGACACGACCAGCGCGATCACCGATGATGACTGTCGCGCGAAAACGCATGCGGCGACCACCCTTCACGACGCGTGTGACACGATCGAGCTGCAACATGTATTCCTCGAATTCTTTTTCTTCGCGCGGACCATGACTGCGGCGTTTGCGTTTGTCATTAGGAGTGTTCATTGAGAGTTGATAGTTAGTAGTTGGTAGTTCTTAGAATTGCTTTCTAATTAAAATTTCAGACCGGCAGCACGCGCGGCATCAGCGAGAATCTTGACACGACCGGAGTAGAGGAATCCGCCGCGATCGAAAACAACCGCTTCGATTTTGGCAGCTTGTGCAGCCGTCGCGACCAATTTGCCGACTTCCGCCGCCTTCTCAGCTTTCGTGCCTTTTTTAATTTTGAGTGAATTCGCGGAAGCGAGCGTCTTGCCCGCAGTGTCGTCGATGATTTGCGCGTAAATCGCGGTCGTCGATTTGAAAACGGCGAGACGCGGACGCAGCGCATTGCCATTCACGCGCGCGCGAATGCGGCGTTTGCGGGCAGTGCGGTCGAGTAATTTTTTAGCGGTTTTCATTGGAATTTTAGATTTAGCTTCTCGCTTGCACGAGAATGAGTGTGCGCATGCGCTTATTTAGCAGCCGATTTACCAGCCTTGCGTGGAATGTGTTCGCCAGCGTAAGCAATACCTTTACCTTTGTAAGGTTCCGGTTTGCGCCACTTGCGAATGTTCGCGGCGACTTCACCGACGAGCTGCTTGTCGATGCCGCGGGTAATGATCGTATTTTTCTTCACATCGATTTCGAAGTCGATGCCTGCCGGTGCTTTGATCGGAACCGGATGCGAGAAACCAAGCTGCAGTTCGAGATCTCGACCTTTCGCCGCGACTTTGTAGCCGACACCCGTGATGATTAATTTTTTCTCGAAGCCTTTCGTCACGCCCTCGACCATGTTCGCGAGCAAAGTGCGTGTCAGTCCCCAGAGCGCGCGCGCTTCTTTCGAGTCATTTTTCGGAGTGACGACAATCGTCTCGCCGTCTTTTTTAATTTCGACGAGCGCGTTGAAGCTCTGCTTCAATTCGCCTTTGGGTCCTTTGATTTTCGCGGAATTTCCGGAAATCTCAGCGGTGACACCGGCTGGAATGGGGACGGGATTTTTGCCAATTCGACTCATTTTAAGTTTGGAATTAATAAATTTCGCAGATGACTTCACCCCCGAGTTTCTTTTGGTGCGCCTCTTTATTCGTGAGAAATCCAGCCGAAGTCGAAATCACCGCGATGCCGAGACCATTTAAGACTGGTTTGATTTCGGTTGATTTGACATAGACGCGGCGACCCGGTTTCGAGACGCGATTGAATTGAAATGCGCCGCCTTTCTTGAGGCTCACTTCGAGGATTGGAAATTTCTCGGAAGTGTTTTCTTCGATTTTCCCGACAAATTCACTCGCCTCGAGCACTTTCAAAATCGCGAGTTTTTGCTTCGAATGGGGAACGCGCACGACTTCCTTACGCGCGTTTTGCGCGTTGCGGATTCGCGTGAGCATGTCGGCAATTGGATCGGTTATCATAATTTTTTAAGTATTAATTCATAAGCCCTAAAATTTTTTGTGATTTATGAATTGTGGGATAAATTTTTTAGTTAATTATTTATGACTTAATATTTAAGACTTAATCTACCAGCTCGCTTTTTTGACTCCGACGATTTCCCCGCGCGAAGCCAATTCGCGGAAACAGATTCGGCACATTTGGAAGCGGCGCATGTAGCTACGATTGCGTCCGCAAATGCGGCAGCGATTCACGACGCGAGTTGCTTTTTTGGGTTTCACACCCGCAGCCAGCGCATTGGCGACTTTGCGTTTGAAGCGGGCAGCTTTGACGATGGATGAAGTTTTAGCCATTTGGAATTAAAAAATTATTTTTTAGCTTTTTCGGCTACCGGGGCAGGAGCTACTGGAGCCGGTTCGACTTTCGGTTTTTCTTCTTTGAATAATCCCGCTGCCTTCGCTGCCTCCGCCGCCGCTTTTTGCGCGTCAGCTAAAGCTTTTTTGGCAGCATCTTCAGCCGCATCAGATTTGGAAGTGTCTTTCTGGAAAGGAAAACCGAGCGCGGTGAGTAGTGCCTTGGCATCGGAATCCGAACGCGCCGTCGTGCAAACTGTGATTTCGAGACCGTGCACGAATTCGGCGTCCTCTGGTCGCACCTCAGGAAAAACGGTGAAATCCTTGAGTCCGAGCGAATAGTTGCCGTTGCCGTCGAAACTTTTGAGCGGGATACCACGGAAATCGCGGACGCGGGGGAGCGCGACATTCACTAATTTGGAAATGAAGTCGAGCGCACGGGGGCCGCGCAGCGTGACCGAGAGACCGATTGGCATGCCTTCGCGCAATTTGAAATTCGAAATCGCTTTCTTCGAAAGATGTGTGCGCGCTTTCTGATTCGTGATGGTCGCAAGATTCTTCGCGACTTTCGCGAGAATTGTCTCGTCCATCGAGTTCGACGAACCACCTTTGCGCGCGAGCTTGCCGACACCGACCGAGACTTTTACTTTGTCGATGTGGGGAATCGCATGAATATTTTTCGCGCCGATTTTCTTACCGACGGCGGGCAAAATTTCAGTTTTGACGATTGCGGCTAAATCAAATGCTTTCATTGTTTGGAGATTTTCGGGTTAATAATGCCTTCGTTGCATTTTTTGCAGAAGCGCGTTTTTTTGCCGTTGGCGAGAATACGATAACCGACGCGTGCCGGCTTCTTGCAGTGCGGGCAGATGATTTTGACATTCGAGACATCAATCGGTTTCTCGAATTTCACGATCTGACCAGGCGTACCGTCGGCGCGTTTTTTGATGTGCTTCGTCACGATGTTGACTTTTTCGACGATGACTTTGCCTTCTTTCGGAATTGCGCGCATCACTTTGCCAGTTTTACCCTTGTATTTACCGGCGATGACTTGGACGAGATCGGAGGAGAGAATTTTCATTGCGGAATTATGATTTAAAATTTAGGACCTAGAGAACATCCGGAGCTTGGGAAATAATTTTCTGGTAGCCTTTTTCACGCAGTTCGCGCGCAATCGGTCCGAAGACGCGGGTACCTTTCGGTTCGCCCTTCTCGTCGATGATCACGACCGCATTTTCATCGAAGCGCAGTGCGCTGCCATCTTTGCGGCGAATCGTATTTTTGGTGCGGACGATCACCGCTTTTTGAATGCTTTTTCTTTTGGCAATCGCTTTGGGTGTGGCTTCTTTGACCGAGACGACGATCACATCACCGATATGTGCGTAGCGTCTGTGGCTGCCGCCCAAGACTTTGAAGCATTGCACTAGTTTCGCACCAGTGTTGTCAGCGACTTCGAGAAAAGTTTCATTTTGGATCATTTGGCTGTGGCAGAATTATTTTCCGATTTAGCTTTTTCGATTTTCGGAGCAGTTTTTTCTTTGGCGACCGACTCTTTCAGTTCGCGCTCGGAGGCGCTCTCGACGGCAGCGGGCTGGTCGACCACTTTCGCATTCTTGGAAATGATTTTCACGAGCTTCCAATTCTTCAGCTTCGAGAGGGGAATCGACTCGATGATTTCCACGACATCGCCGACTTCGGCTTCGTTCTTCTCGTCGTGAGCATGGAATTTTTTCGAGACGCGGTA from the Patescibacteria group bacterium genome contains:
- the rpsQ gene encoding 30S ribosomal protein S17 — its product is MRSKTGIVISNANQKTIVVRVDREVSHPIYKKNYRVSKKFHAHDEKNEAEVGDVVEIIESIPLSKLKNWKLVKIISKNAKVVDQPAAVESASERELKESVAKEKTAPKIEKAKSENNSATAK